A window of the Egibacter rhizosphaerae genome harbors these coding sequences:
- a CDS encoding FAD-binding oxidoreductase, whose product MTDALTAELRALVGEAHVLDDPQLTAPYGSDWTGRWERTPRLVIRPGTTDEVAHAVRACSDAGVPVVPQGGNTGLVGGSVPHEHEAVLSLRRLDRLGTVQPLDRTVTVGAGATLAAVQAHVRPHGLAVGVDLAARSQATLGGMVATNAGGVHVLAHGMMRAQVRGVEAVLADGRVLRRLGGLEKDNVGYDLPGLFAGSEGTLAVITGVTLRLVDEPAHRVVALCALDGWRAAVELTARARREVRGLVAAEAVSAEALELVIETAGLPPPFEATPGCALLLEVAGPEEPTDELAAVVERAADDLDVGEVAVGTDARDRARLWAYREHITEGLEARGVPVKLDVTLPPRELAGFVEGLEDHLPESVRAYTFGHVGDGNVHVNLLRDALVPAERLEDTVLELVVARDGSISAEHGIGVAKAGWLGRVRDDTDLATMAALRGALDPTGVLNPAVLRAH is encoded by the coding sequence GTGACGGACGCACTGACCGCCGAGCTGCGCGCGCTCGTGGGCGAGGCCCACGTCCTCGACGACCCGCAGCTGACCGCGCCCTACGGCAGCGACTGGACCGGCCGCTGGGAGCGCACCCCCCGACTCGTGATCCGGCCGGGCACGACCGACGAGGTCGCGCACGCGGTGCGGGCCTGCTCGGACGCGGGGGTTCCGGTCGTCCCCCAGGGCGGCAACACGGGCCTGGTGGGCGGCAGCGTCCCGCACGAGCACGAAGCGGTGTTGTCACTGCGCCGGCTCGACCGCCTCGGCACCGTGCAGCCGCTCGACCGCACAGTGACGGTCGGCGCGGGGGCGACGCTCGCGGCCGTCCAGGCGCACGTCCGCCCGCACGGCCTCGCGGTCGGGGTCGATCTCGCCGCGCGTTCGCAGGCCACCCTCGGAGGGATGGTCGCCACGAACGCGGGAGGCGTCCACGTCCTCGCCCACGGCATGATGCGCGCGCAGGTCCGCGGAGTGGAGGCCGTGCTCGCCGACGGGCGGGTGCTGCGACGGCTCGGGGGCCTCGAGAAGGACAACGTCGGCTACGACCTGCCCGGGCTCTTCGCCGGCAGCGAGGGCACCCTGGCGGTCATCACCGGGGTGACGCTGCGCCTCGTCGACGAGCCCGCCCACCGGGTCGTGGCGCTCTGCGCGCTCGACGGGTGGCGCGCGGCCGTGGAGCTCACGGCCCGCGCCCGCCGGGAGGTGCGGGGGCTCGTCGCGGCGGAGGCCGTGTCGGCCGAAGCCCTGGAGCTCGTGATCGAGACCGCGGGCCTGCCACCACCGTTCGAGGCCACCCCCGGTTGCGCGCTGCTGCTCGAGGTCGCGGGGCCGGAGGAACCGACCGACGAGCTGGCCGCAGTCGTCGAGCGCGCCGCGGACGACCTGGACGTCGGCGAGGTCGCGGTGGGCACGGACGCCCGCGACCGCGCTCGCTTGTGGGCCTACCGGGAGCACATCACCGAAGGGCTCGAGGCTCGCGGCGTGCCCGTGAAGCTGGACGTGACGCTGCCGCCCCGTGAGCTCGCGGGGTTCGTCGAGGGCCTTGAGGACCACCTGCCGGAGTCGGTGCGGGCCTACACGTTCGGGCACGTGGGCGACGGCAACGTGCACGTGAACCTCCTGCGGGACGCGCTCGTGCCCGCCGAGCGGCTCGAGGACACCGTCCTGGAACTCGTGGTCGCTCGCGATGGTTCGATCAGCGCCGAGCACGGGATCGGCGTGGCGAAGGCGGGCTGGCTCGGCCGGGTCCGCGACGACACCGACCTCGCGACGATGGCGGCGCTGCGCGGGGCCCTTGATCCGACCGGGGTGCTGAACCCGGCCGTGCTGCGCGCCCACTGA
- a CDS encoding NAD(P)H-quinone dehydrogenase, translating to MRIVIIGGGPGGYEAALVAAEHGADVTLISREGLGGNSVLWDCVPSKALIVSAEAMGWMQSAKRLGVRLEGGHDLATRTEIDMNAVMDRVQGLAFNQSADISKKVGRTGVEIIEAEARLLDPQTVEVEHRGGRSYRVSADIVLIATGSNPRTLPGCEPDGDRVFTSRELYDLRELPERLIVIGSGATGAEYAHAFARFGSEVHLISSRDQILPSEDPDAAAVIEDSFERWGMVIHRRKRAADIERGADGVRVETTEGEWVEGTHALFCIGQIPASGGLGLAAAGVHVTDRDAIPVDGVSRTNVPTVYAAGDVTGSMMLASTAAMQGRNAMWHALGQAVTPFRDDAVAKCIFTEPEVATVGMTAEDIAQSQVPVRTVSLPIARNPRAKMRELSEGFIKLHAMAGSGLVLGGAVVSAQASDLIAPVSVAVHNRLSVQQLAYAFTVYPSISGSLQEAARQLMDRA from the coding sequence ATGCGAATCGTGATCATCGGGGGTGGGCCAGGGGGTTACGAGGCCGCGCTCGTCGCCGCCGAGCACGGCGCGGACGTCACCCTGATCTCGCGCGAGGGTCTCGGCGGCAACAGCGTCCTGTGGGACTGCGTGCCGTCGAAGGCGTTGATCGTCTCCGCCGAGGCGATGGGCTGGATGCAGTCGGCCAAGCGGCTCGGGGTGCGGCTCGAGGGCGGCCACGACCTCGCGACCCGGACCGAGATCGACATGAACGCGGTGATGGACCGTGTTCAGGGGCTCGCGTTCAACCAGTCCGCGGACATCAGCAAGAAGGTCGGCCGCACCGGAGTCGAGATCATCGAGGCGGAGGCGCGGCTCCTCGACCCGCAGACGGTCGAGGTGGAGCACCGCGGGGGGCGTTCCTATCGCGTGTCGGCCGACATCGTCCTGATCGCCACCGGGTCGAACCCGCGCACGCTCCCGGGGTGCGAGCCCGACGGGGACCGGGTCTTCACCTCCCGTGAGCTCTACGATCTGCGGGAGCTGCCCGAGCGGTTGATCGTCATCGGGTCCGGGGCCACCGGAGCGGAGTACGCGCACGCGTTCGCCCGTTTCGGCAGCGAGGTGCACCTGATCTCGAGCCGCGACCAGATCCTTCCCTCCGAGGATCCGGACGCCGCGGCCGTGATCGAGGACAGCTTCGAGCGCTGGGGCATGGTCATCCACCGCCGGAAGCGCGCCGCGGACATCGAGCGGGGCGCCGACGGGGTGCGGGTCGAGACCACCGAGGGCGAGTGGGTGGAGGGGACCCACGCCTTGTTCTGCATCGGGCAGATCCCGGCCTCGGGCGGGCTCGGCCTCGCCGCGGCCGGTGTCCACGTCACCGACCGCGACGCCATCCCGGTCGACGGGGTGAGCCGAACGAACGTGCCGACGGTCTACGCGGCGGGCGACGTGACCGGCTCGATGATGCTGGCCTCCACCGCCGCGATGCAGGGCCGCAACGCGATGTGGCACGCGCTCGGGCAGGCGGTGACACCGTTCCGTGACGACGCGGTGGCCAAATGCATCTTCACCGAACCCGAGGTGGCGACCGTCGGGATGACCGCCGAGGACATCGCCCAGTCGCAGGTCCCCGTCCGCACGGTCTCGTTGCCGATCGCGCGCAACCCGCGGGCCAAGATGCGGGAGCTCAGCGAGGGTTTCATCAAGCTGCACGCGATGGCCGGCAGCGGCCTCGTGCTCGGCGGAGCCGTCGTCTCGGCCCAGGCGAGCGACCTGATCGCCCCGGTCAGCGTCGCGGTGCACAACCGCTTGTCAGTACAACAGCTGGCCTACGCGTTCACGGTCTATCCCTCGATCTCCGGCTCGCTGCAGGAGGCCGCGCGGCAGCTGATGGACCGCGCGTAG
- a CDS encoding SDR family NAD(P)-dependent oxidoreductase, with amino-acid sequence MRTVIVTGATRGIGSATALELARRGWWVLATGRDAEEGADVEKWMQDVGTGRFVAVDLLEERAPEQVTAAALEATGRIDGLVNNAGVIHPAPLDELDMDVYDRLMRLNVRAAVALGKEVVPPMRRQGGGAIVNVSSEAGLVGFPGQVAYNISKAALVMLTKSIAADYASDGIRALTVAPGTTRTPLVDALIANAPDPGEQEAALTRIRPQQRLGTPEEVAAVIAFAMSDDAAFMTGTELVCDGGKTAV; translated from the coding sequence GTGCGCACGGTCATCGTGACGGGAGCGACGCGGGGCATCGGGAGCGCGACGGCGCTCGAGCTCGCCCGGCGGGGATGGTGGGTGCTCGCCACGGGGCGCGATGCCGAGGAGGGTGCCGACGTCGAGAAGTGGATGCAGGACGTCGGGACGGGTCGGTTCGTGGCCGTCGATCTGCTCGAGGAACGGGCACCGGAGCAGGTGACGGCGGCGGCGCTCGAGGCCACAGGACGGATCGACGGGCTGGTCAACAACGCGGGGGTCATCCATCCCGCACCGCTGGACGAGCTCGACATGGATGTCTACGACCGCCTCATGCGGCTCAACGTGCGGGCCGCCGTCGCGCTCGGCAAGGAGGTGGTCCCGCCGATGCGCCGACAGGGCGGGGGAGCCATCGTGAACGTCTCGAGCGAGGCCGGGCTCGTCGGCTTCCCCGGACAGGTCGCCTACAACATCTCGAAGGCGGCGCTGGTGATGCTCACGAAGTCGATCGCGGCGGACTACGCCTCGGACGGCATCCGCGCACTGACCGTGGCCCCGGGGACCACGCGGACGCCGCTGGTGGACGCTCTTATCGCGAACGCGCCCGATCCCGGTGAACAGGAGGCGGCGCTCACTCGCATCCGGCCCCAGCAGCGGCTCGGGACGCCCGAAGAGGTAGCGGCCGTCATCGCGTTCGCGATGAGCGACGACGCCGCGTTCATGACCGGCACGGAGCTGGTCTGCGACGGCGGCAAGACGGCGGTGTAG
- a CDS encoding ABC transporter permease — translation MSREDTPLLTDEAAAPGAPPRVLPITGPVPAPFLAPALMVLIFGIVMAVFEPSFFAWGNLRSVLLDAALYLVLGVGMTFVITARGIDLSIGGIIVFSGVVMSAVILDLGMPAWVGMLACLAAGAACGLFNGLVIQKAKVPDLIVTLASEFVFRGLALIYAGGQIFYGFPEAIGWIGSGRAGPLPIPIIIGVLTILAGHAFLTWHRYGVRLHAVGGDPVSANQMGIDVPRYRVGVYVIMGLLAGLGSIILAGRLDAVVASGQEAVMLHTIAAVIVGGTRLFGGRGTILGTLLGAVLLSMIGNAVVMLGFESFWQLVASGVVIIVTIALYAHRERSVLT, via the coding sequence ATGAGCCGTGAAGACACCCCCCTGTTGACCGACGAGGCCGCCGCCCCGGGCGCGCCCCCGCGGGTCCTGCCCATCACCGGCCCCGTGCCCGCGCCGTTCCTCGCGCCGGCGCTGATGGTGCTGATCTTCGGGATCGTCATGGCGGTCTTCGAGCCGTCGTTCTTCGCGTGGGGGAACCTGCGCAGCGTGCTGCTCGACGCCGCGCTCTATCTGGTGCTCGGCGTGGGGATGACCTTCGTGATCACCGCCCGCGGCATCGACCTCTCGATCGGCGGGATCATCGTGTTCTCGGGCGTGGTGATGTCGGCCGTCATCCTGGATCTCGGGATGCCCGCCTGGGTGGGGATGCTCGCGTGCCTGGCCGCGGGCGCGGCCTGCGGGCTCTTCAACGGCCTGGTGATCCAGAAGGCCAAGGTCCCGGACCTGATCGTCACGCTCGCGAGCGAGTTCGTGTTCCGCGGGCTCGCGCTCATCTACGCGGGGGGTCAGATCTTCTACGGGTTCCCGGAGGCGATCGGCTGGATCGGCTCCGGGCGTGCCGGGCCGCTGCCAATCCCGATCATCATCGGCGTTCTCACCATCCTGGCCGGCCACGCGTTCCTCACCTGGCACCGGTACGGCGTGCGGCTGCACGCGGTCGGCGGCGATCCGGTGTCGGCGAACCAGATGGGCATCGACGTCCCCCGCTACCGGGTCGGTGTGTACGTGATCATGGGCCTGCTCGCCGGCCTCGGGAGCATCATCCTCGCCGGTCGGCTCGACGCGGTCGTGGCCAGCGGCCAGGAAGCCGTGATGCTCCACACCATCGCCGCGGTGATCGTCGGCGGGACCCGGCTCTTCGGCGGCCGCGGGACGATTCTCGGGACGCTGCTCGGGGCGGTCCTCCTCTCGATGATCGGCAACGCCGTCGTGATGCTCGGGTTCGAGTCCTTCTGGCAGCTCGTGGCATCCGGTGTCGTGATCATCGTCACGATCGCCCTCTACGCGCACCGCGAGCGGTCCGTCCTGACCTAG
- a CDS encoding substrate-binding domain-containing protein, with the protein MRAGLAVLFALMLALAAACAEEEPDDVAADDPDDEAAPDDDPDDDEPDDEPDDDEPDDEPDDEADDEPDDEADEPEADPEEAFPESSHERGVATVSEFHEAFPEHEQLMDDLLEVVSDDAEEADVDLDEPVQILLFIPSLEVGDAWAHLEAGLTLRLDELGIDHEITDFLVEPDEHDTQASQVEQALASADDYDFALYAPTEWEAQKGHVARLSQELPTIAYNVANPFPDLWGTEESPISHIAFDHEVGALELCDWAIEELDDGDQIALLRFVRGFVDDMRSGTFADCVEENSGIEVVTDYETDGDQEKAFAGAGTVLSSYPDVDMMHAASTAITLGASAQLEERGVADDVIINGWGGTEEELNALREDDIDVTVFRQIDDWGVAGAEIIRMHLEGREDEVPGAVSPEMITMDQTFSDEDIDAELEYAFRYIDQVRGDD; encoded by the coding sequence ATGAGAGCCGGACTGGCGGTGTTGTTCGCGCTGATGCTCGCACTGGCGGCAGCGTGCGCCGAGGAAGAACCCGACGACGTGGCGGCCGACGATCCCGACGACGAGGCCGCACCCGACGACGACCCCGACGACGATGAGCCCGACGACGAGCCGGACGACGACGAACCTGATGACGAGCCGGACGACGAGGCCGACGATGAGCCGGACGACGAGGCCGACGAGCCGGAGGCCGACCCCGAGGAGGCGTTCCCGGAGTCCTCGCACGAGCGGGGCGTGGCCACCGTGAGCGAGTTCCACGAGGCCTTCCCCGAGCACGAGCAGCTGATGGACGACCTGCTGGAGGTCGTGAGCGACGACGCCGAGGAGGCGGACGTCGACCTGGACGAGCCGGTCCAGATCCTGTTGTTCATCCCGAGCCTGGAGGTCGGTGATGCATGGGCCCATCTCGAGGCGGGCCTCACGTTGCGGCTGGACGAGCTCGGGATCGACCACGAGATCACCGACTTCCTCGTCGAGCCCGACGAACACGACACCCAGGCGTCGCAGGTCGAACAGGCGCTCGCCTCGGCCGACGACTACGACTTCGCGCTCTATGCCCCCACCGAGTGGGAGGCCCAGAAGGGGCACGTGGCGCGCTTGTCGCAGGAGCTACCGACGATCGCCTACAACGTCGCGAACCCGTTCCCCGACCTCTGGGGGACCGAGGAGTCGCCGATCAGCCACATCGCGTTCGATCACGAGGTCGGCGCACTGGAGCTGTGCGACTGGGCGATCGAGGAGCTCGACGACGGCGACCAGATCGCGCTGCTGCGCTTCGTTCGCGGCTTCGTCGACGACATGCGCAGCGGCACCTTCGCCGACTGCGTCGAGGAGAACTCCGGCATCGAGGTCGTCACCGACTACGAGACCGACGGCGACCAGGAGAAGGCGTTCGCCGGAGCAGGGACGGTCCTGTCCTCGTATCCGGACGTCGACATGATGCACGCCGCCTCGACCGCGATCACGCTCGGCGCGTCCGCTCAGCTGGAGGAGCGGGGCGTGGCCGACGACGTGATCATCAACGGGTGGGGCGGCACCGAGGAGGAGCTCAACGCGCTCCGCGAGGACGACATCGACGTCACGGTCTTCCGCCAGATCGACGACTGGGGCGTCGCGGGCGCCGAGATCATCCGCATGCACCTCGAGGGTCGTGAGGACGAGGTCCCCGGCGCGGTGTCGCCCGAGATGATCACGATGGATCAAACGTTCAGCGACGAGGACATCGACGCCGAGCTCGAGTACGCGTTCCGCTACATCGACCAGGTGCGCGGCGACGACTGA
- a CDS encoding ATP-binding cassette domain-containing protein: MAIEMTGISKSYGAVKAIEGVDFTVEPGEIVGLVGDNGAGKSTLIKCLSGVLQPDEGEIVVDGQRRQFRTPNEARAAGIETLYQDLALSDGLNVAMNVFLGREVTTRGGWLKFREMHEHASRIINRFSIREVETTTYVKNISGGQRQVVALARTLGFGSRYVILDEPTSALSPAAADEVIEVVRNLREEGFGVVMITHNVPHAFETTDRIVVMHLGEIAGERVTREATHQEIVSLVMGAQRIADESPPPADRS; encoded by the coding sequence GTGGCCATCGAGATGACCGGCATCAGCAAGAGCTACGGCGCGGTGAAGGCGATCGAGGGAGTCGATTTCACCGTCGAGCCCGGGGAGATCGTCGGGCTCGTGGGCGACAACGGCGCCGGCAAATCCACGTTGATCAAGTGTCTGTCCGGCGTGCTGCAACCGGACGAGGGCGAGATCGTCGTGGACGGGCAGCGGCGCCAGTTCCGCACCCCGAACGAGGCCCGCGCAGCGGGGATCGAGACCCTGTACCAGGATCTGGCCCTGTCGGACGGCTTGAACGTCGCCATGAACGTCTTCCTGGGTCGCGAGGTGACGACGCGGGGCGGGTGGCTCAAGTTCCGCGAGATGCACGAGCACGCGAGCCGCATCATCAACCGCTTCTCGATCCGCGAGGTCGAGACCACCACCTACGTGAAGAACATCTCCGGCGGGCAACGGCAGGTCGTCGCGCTGGCGCGCACGCTCGGCTTCGGCTCGCGCTACGTGATCCTCGACGAGCCGACCTCGGCGTTGAGCCCGGCGGCGGCCGACGAGGTCATCGAGGTGGTGCGCAACCTGCGCGAGGAGGGCTTCGGGGTGGTCATGATCACCCACAACGTGCCGCACGCGTTCGAGACCACCGACCGCATCGTGGTGATGCACCTCGGTGAGATCGCCGGGGAACGGGTGACCCGCGAGGCCACGCACCAGGAGATCGTGTCCTTGGTCATGGGCGCGCAGAGGATCGCCGACGAGTCGCCCCCGCCGGCCGACCGATCCTGA
- a CDS encoding UTRA domain-containing protein, translating to MSAIDRESPLPLYHQLERVLRDAIEQGEYAPGELLPSESEICRRYDVSRSVVRQTLTNLAHAGLVHTERGRGTFVAERKVPEHFVQRTAGLFRDLAGRGFDMQTRVLGQELVELPLAVQEFLGVPRGLRIERCRLVEGKTMMYVLSYIPEGRCPGLEHDDLDDRSLYEHIEATYGLRVARGRRSVEAAAVDERVADILDVAPGAPVLVLRSQTYADDGRPFEVFEAWHRADRTRFEIDIAPEGEAVPVRHSPTGDAAGQPSSVDGLGDFLAGGLHLASAAESGRLLGVEVGVCPSADALVDRLRAERLVAVLRAPHYAQPAGVARALESGGVSIVEFTFTGENALESIEAARSASDRILVGAGSVFTLAQARSAVEAGAQFVVSPVGVPEAASASLGVPVMSSGLTPSEVHAAAARTEAPVKLFPASVGGPGYVRALTEPMPDIALVPSGGVTVDNAVDYLEAGALAVHAGGALAPRAALVDGDVSAIEARADRFVRALHGYRTRQEIGG from the coding sequence ATGAGTGCCATCGATCGCGAGTCCCCGCTGCCGCTGTACCACCAGCTGGAGCGCGTCCTGCGGGACGCCATCGAGCAGGGCGAGTACGCGCCCGGTGAGCTGCTGCCCAGCGAGAGCGAGATCTGTCGCCGCTACGACGTGTCGCGCAGCGTCGTGCGTCAGACGCTGACGAACCTCGCGCACGCGGGGCTGGTGCACACCGAGCGGGGCCGGGGCACCTTCGTCGCCGAGCGGAAGGTCCCCGAGCACTTCGTCCAGCGCACGGCCGGGCTGTTCCGCGACCTCGCCGGCCGCGGCTTCGACATGCAGACCCGCGTCCTCGGCCAGGAGCTCGTCGAGCTGCCGCTCGCGGTCCAGGAGTTCCTCGGGGTGCCGCGCGGGCTGCGGATCGAGCGGTGCCGGCTGGTCGAGGGCAAGACGATGATGTACGTGCTGAGCTACATCCCCGAGGGACGTTGCCCCGGACTCGAACACGACGACCTCGACGACCGGTCCCTGTACGAGCACATCGAGGCGACCTACGGGCTCCGCGTGGCGCGAGGACGACGCAGCGTCGAGGCCGCGGCGGTCGACGAGCGCGTCGCGGACATCCTCGACGTGGCGCCGGGCGCGCCGGTGCTCGTGCTCCGTAGCCAGACGTACGCCGACGACGGTCGGCCGTTCGAGGTGTTCGAGGCCTGGCACCGGGCCGACCGCACGCGGTTCGAGATCGACATCGCCCCGGAGGGCGAGGCGGTGCCCGTGCGCCATTCGCCGACCGGTGACGCCGCTGGCCAGCCGAGTTCGGTGGACGGCCTCGGCGACTTCCTGGCAGGGGGGCTCCACTTGGCGTCCGCCGCCGAGAGCGGTCGTCTGCTCGGCGTCGAGGTGGGGGTGTGTCCGTCGGCCGACGCCCTCGTGGACCGGTTGCGGGCCGAGCGCCTGGTGGCCGTGCTGCGCGCGCCGCACTACGCCCAGCCGGCGGGGGTCGCGCGGGCCCTCGAGAGCGGGGGCGTCTCGATCGTCGAGTTCACGTTCACGGGCGAGAACGCCCTCGAGAGCATCGAGGCCGCGCGGTCGGCGAGCGATCGCATCCTGGTCGGCGCCGGGTCGGTGTTCACCCTCGCGCAGGCGCGCAGCGCTGTCGAGGCGGGCGCGCAGTTCGTCGTCAGCCCGGTGGGTGTACCCGAGGCGGCGAGCGCGTCGCTCGGCGTTCCCGTGATGTCGTCGGGCCTCACCCCCAGCGAGGTGCACGCGGCGGCGGCGCGCACCGAGGCCCCCGTCAAGTTGTTCCCGGCGTCCGTCGGGGGCCCCGGCTACGTCCGGGCACTCACCGAGCCGATGCCCGACATCGCGCTCGTCCCCTCGGGTGGTGTCACCGTCGACAACGCGGTCGACTACCTCGAGGCCGGCGCGCTCGCCGTCCACGCGGGGGGTGCGCTCGCGCCGCGAGCAGCGCTCGTCGACGGGGACGTCTCGGCGATCGAGGCGCGGGCTGACCGCTTCGTTCGCGCCCTTCACGGATACCGCACCCGACAGGAGATCGGTGGATGA
- a CDS encoding shikimate dehydrogenase family protein: MTQEHTAARPVVRGDPTLGFVGVTASRSSINDVFPLWSEELGLDGARLEPWDIPQDADDRMYRRVLEDLRGDPRFLGALVTSHKLRLIEAAGDLIDEYDEHARRLGEVSCLSKRDERVRAHAKDPITAGRALWGFVAPDHFADTGAEVLCLGAGGSGLALTIHLLAMVEPSRRPSRITLVDRDASRLEEAERLHRDLGDAGVAIECVTNAVPEESDRLVAGLPEASLVVNATGLGKDAPGSPLTDDALFPHRARVWDFNYRGDLRFLAQARAQERARELVVEDGWDYFVHGWSEVVSEVFGIPLDDALVRRLGGLAAAARS; the protein is encoded by the coding sequence ATGACCCAGGAGCACACCGCTGCGCGGCCCGTCGTCCGAGGTGATCCCACGCTCGGCTTCGTGGGGGTCACCGCCAGCCGTTCCTCCATCAACGACGTGTTCCCGCTGTGGTCCGAGGAGCTCGGCCTCGACGGGGCACGGCTCGAGCCGTGGGACATCCCGCAGGACGCGGACGATCGGATGTACCGTCGCGTCCTCGAGGACCTCCGCGGCGATCCGCGCTTCCTGGGCGCGCTCGTCACCAGCCACAAGCTGCGGTTGATCGAGGCGGCCGGCGACCTCATCGACGAGTACGACGAGCACGCGCGCCGGCTCGGGGAGGTCTCGTGCCTCTCGAAGCGCGACGAGCGGGTACGGGCCCACGCGAAGGATCCGATCACTGCCGGCAGGGCGCTGTGGGGCTTCGTGGCCCCGGACCACTTCGCCGACACGGGCGCCGAGGTGCTCTGTCTGGGCGCCGGGGGCTCGGGACTCGCCCTGACCATCCATCTGCTGGCGATGGTCGAGCCGTCACGCCGGCCGTCCCGGATCACCCTGGTCGACCGGGACGCGAGTCGGCTGGAGGAGGCCGAACGCTTGCACCGCGACCTCGGCGATGCCGGGGTCGCGATCGAGTGCGTGACGAACGCCGTGCCGGAGGAGAGCGACCGGCTGGTGGCGGGCCTGCCCGAGGCGTCGCTGGTGGTGAACGCGACGGGGCTCGGCAAGGACGCGCCCGGGTCGCCGCTCACCGACGACGCCCTGTTCCCCCACCGGGCGCGGGTCTGGGACTTCAACTACCGCGGTGATCTTCGGTTCCTCGCGCAGGCCCGGGCGCAGGAGCGCGCACGGGAGCTGGTCGTCGAGGACGGCTGGGACTACTTCGTGCACGGGTGGAGCGAGGTCGTCTCGGAGGTGTTCGGGATCCCGCTCGACGACGCCCTCGTGCGGCGACTCGGTGGCCTCGCCGCGGCGGCCCGCTCGTGA
- a CDS encoding phosphotriesterase family protein, with the protein MSDPAPASTARDAGAGAAPRADPRVVRTVLGDRRPDLLGRTDYHEHLRHVSPLLPGEELDDPDRSEQEAASLSGAGVDAIVDLTPIGLGRDPAFLRAVSERTGLGIVMATGVHREAHYPQDHPVRALDERRLQQRFVRDVRESAIADAEPLAEPVRAGILKVGIGYWSISAFEARVLDAAAAAHAATGVPVACHLELGSAAWEASDRLARAGVARDRQVLAHCDRNPDPGLHAELAAAGCYLGYDGVARPKHWPDSTVLDCLVEVAARGGADRLLLGGDVARRSSYVSYGGMPGLAYLPERFLPRLRERAPELETRIMCDNPARLLAFAPR; encoded by the coding sequence GTGAGCGACCCCGCCCCGGCGTCGACGGCCAGGGACGCTGGCGCGGGCGCCGCGCCCCGCGCCGACCCGCGGGTGGTGCGAACGGTCCTGGGGGACCGCCGACCGGACCTGCTCGGCCGTACCGACTATCACGAGCACCTGCGGCACGTGAGCCCGCTGCTGCCCGGCGAGGAACTCGACGACCCGGACCGCTCGGAGCAGGAGGCGGCGTCGCTCTCGGGGGCCGGCGTCGACGCCATCGTCGACCTGACGCCGATCGGGCTCGGCCGCGACCCCGCGTTCCTGCGCGCCGTGAGCGAGCGCACCGGGCTCGGGATCGTGATGGCGACGGGCGTGCACCGCGAGGCGCACTATCCCCAGGACCATCCCGTGCGCGCCCTCGACGAGCGGCGGTTGCAGCAGCGGTTCGTGCGGGACGTCCGGGAGAGCGCGATCGCCGACGCCGAGCCGCTCGCCGAGCCGGTGCGTGCCGGGATCCTCAAGGTCGGGATCGGCTACTGGTCCATCAGCGCGTTCGAAGCACGCGTGCTCGACGCGGCAGCCGCCGCCCACGCGGCGACCGGCGTCCCGGTGGCGTGCCACCTCGAGCTCGGCAGCGCGGCGTGGGAGGCGAGCGACCGCCTCGCCCGCGCGGGCGTTGCCCGTGACCGGCAGGTCCTGGCGCACTGCGACCGGAACCCGGACCCGGGCCTGCACGCGGAGCTCGCCGCGGCCGGCTGTTACCTCGGCTACGACGGTGTGGCGCGTCCGAAGCACTGGCCGGACTCGACGGTGCTGGACTGCCTCGTGGAGGTCGCCGCGCGCGGGGGCGCGGATCGCTTGCTGCTCGGCGGCGATGTCGCCCGACGCTCCTCCTACGTGTCGTACGGGGGGATGCCGGGCCTCGCCTACCTGCCGGAGCGGTTCCTGCCCCGGCTGCGTGAGCGAGCGCCGGAACTGGAAACCCGGATCATGTGCGACAACCCGGCGCGCCTGCTCGCGTTCGCGCCGCGATAG